ATCAACACAAACAAGCGCGTGCAATGGAACGATTCACTGTTCGTGTTTCGGGATGGCTCGCGAGGGCACGTCTTCTATGCTCCTCTGAGAATTGAGCCAGAGCATACCTATCGTCTCGAGTTCGTGCGGTCCGACGGGCAGGCTTCGGTCGCAGAAACGACGGTACCCGGTATCCCCTCAGCAAGTATCGCCGAACCCCGGCGCCTTGTGTTTTCGAGCGGCGCAGTTGAGGTCACACAGAACGTGCTCTGGAGCGGCGTTGAGCGCGCACCGGCTGTGATCGAAATGTGGTACAGATTCTCGGGGTCGCCCCGAAGTTCGTTCACGGACATTCGCTTTGAATACCCCACGGACGACAGGGCAACAGCCGAGCCGGGTTGGACGGTGGTCGTTCAACTCAGTGAGGACCGGAACAAAATACTTGAGAATCTTCGACCCGAAAATTACCTGTTCCTTGGCGTTGGAATGCGACTGGTTATTCTCGACGACCAGTTTGTGCCGCCTGGTGGAATCTTCGATCCCGAGATACTTTCACAACCGGGTGCGTTCTCGAATGTCGACAACGGCTTTGGGTTTGTCGGATCTGTGGGCCGCTTCGAC
This genomic stretch from Rhodothermales bacterium harbors:
- a CDS encoding DUF4249 family protein, with amino-acid sequence MPTSQYLSEQGLLVCAMLILALTALALAGCDESVNPFVESDRIYSVYGSLDMNADTQYVRVIPIDTSLIVREQGAIDASVSSTDINTNKRVQWNDSLFVFRDGSRGHVFYAPLRIEPEHTYRLEFVRSDGQASVAETTVPGIPSASIAEPRRLVFSSGAVEVTQNVLWSGVERAPAVIEMWYRFSGSPRSSFTDIRFEYPTDDRATAEPGWTVVVQLSEDRNKILENLRPENYLFLGVGMRLVILDDQFVPPGGIFDPEILSQPGAFSNVDNGFGFVGSVGRFDVEWVLDAETATALQFVLPKAHD